In a single window of the Lathyrus oleraceus cultivar Zhongwan6 unplaced genomic scaffold, CAAS_Psat_ZW6_1.0 chrUn0036, whole genome shotgun sequence genome:
- the LOC127112075 gene encoding uncharacterized protein LOC127112075 has translation MADRRRGRGRSRTQNSDSEPPSGSEGFQWPQFMQKMQQQHNQFMQQRMQLWNDGLHHRGVPQGAAGGSFREFFRMNPPKFHGGLNPVKAQEWITSMERIFQGVPRDLEHFKTIFLDMYFPSSLRTQKEFEFQQHRQGTMIVVAYPEMFEDMASYSRQAAYTHDERWKINQFLFGVRGEISHSVSQRELTTYAKLLRQYYVDKNSLKKVQEERDQYRSGQRDQGRLGSQFRPRPQAFKGKQVQHARPNHPPQCQVCKKSHLGRCAGSGIRCFTCQREGYISRNVLRIRIRCRGGAPVEFKLWMQGSIRATMP, from the coding sequence ATGGCTGACAGGCGCAGAGGTCGTGGTAGATCCAGAACCCAGAATTCAGACTCTGAACCGCCAAGTGGTAGTGAAGGTTTTCAATGGCCTCAGTTTATGCAAaagatgcaacaacaacataaccAATTCATGCAACAGAGGATGCAACTGTGGAATGATGGTTTACATCATCGAGGGGTTCCACAAGGAGCTGCAGGTGGTAGTTTCCGAGAATTCTTCCGCATGAACCCTCCTAAATTCCATGGTGGTTTGAATCCTGTGAAGGCTCAGGAATGGATAACCAGCATGGAAAGAATTTTTCAAGGAGTACCTAGGGATTTGGAGCATTTTAAGACTATTTTCCTAGATATGTATTTTCCTAGTTCTTTGAGGACTCAGAAAGAGTTTGAGTTTCAACAGCATAGACAAGGTACTATGATAGTAGTTGCATATCCTGAGATGTTCGAAGATATGGCTTCTTATTCTAGACAGGCCGCGTACACACATGATGAGAGGTGGAAGATTAATCAGTTTCTTTTTGGTGTGAGGGGTGAAATTTCTCATAGTGTTTCTCAAAGGGAACTCACTACTTATGCTAAATTGTTAAGGCAATACTATGTGGATAAGAACAGTTTGAAGAAAGTTCAAGAAGAAAGGGATCAGTATAGGAGTGGACAGAGAGACCAAGGGAGGCTAGGTAGCCAGTTCAGGCCTAGACCTCAGGCTTTCAAAGGAAAGCAGGTGCAACATGCAAGACCTAACCATCCTCCTCAATGTCAAGTGTGTAAGAAGTCTCATTTGGGAAGATGTGCTGGAAGTGGAATTAGGTGTTTTACTTGTCAGAGGGAGGGATACATATCTAGGAATGTCCTCAGAATAAGAATCAGATGCAGGGGAGGAGCACCGGTCGAGTTTAAACTTTGGATGCAAGGAAGTATAAGAGCAACAATGCCTTAA